One Chitinophagales bacterium genomic window carries:
- the tig gene encoding peptidylprolyl isomerase translates to MATITQETIDSQNAVLKIKVTPQDYEPLLNEALRKLSKKIELKGFRRGFVPVGHVRKLYGNEVLAEELNNLINREISRYLAENKVEILGQPLPHPNGDKIQLDINEKKEYEFAYDLGLNPMFELTALVPETQVTRYEVVIDDKLIDKEISALQKRYGEVTNPEDGVQPEDTLVIKFAELNDALQVKENGVQSVRPVPLSRFSEPLREQWIGKKPGEYLDVELMHALQAEEEEIIHHYLQLKEHRPLEKHFRLQLEKIIRIKPAELNQEFFDKVFGKERVTSVEAFRDELRKELQEAFATDAGHLLNKKIVETLLAKTYMQLPDAFLKRWLRASSENPLTDADLEREYPEFAKSLKWTLIRGRIAKDNNLVVSREEIKAYLESSIRNYYHAADSEENNKLISDLALEMMKNEEHLRRATEAIVDQKVMEFIKSKISIVQQQITAEEFNKLT, encoded by the coding sequence ATGGCAACCATAACCCAAGAGACCATTGACTCCCAGAATGCAGTGCTGAAGATTAAGGTCACTCCCCAGGACTACGAACCTTTGCTTAATGAGGCCCTGCGTAAACTGAGTAAAAAGATTGAACTGAAAGGATTCCGCAGGGGCTTTGTGCCTGTGGGGCATGTCAGAAAGCTCTACGGCAATGAAGTGCTTGCCGAGGAGCTGAATAACCTCATTAACCGGGAGATCAGCCGTTATCTTGCCGAAAATAAAGTGGAAATTCTCGGCCAGCCGCTGCCGCATCCCAATGGCGATAAGATTCAACTGGATATAAATGAAAAGAAAGAGTATGAGTTTGCGTACGATTTAGGGCTGAATCCCATGTTTGAGCTGACCGCTTTGGTCCCTGAGACCCAAGTCACCCGATATGAAGTTGTAATAGATGACAAGCTCATAGACAAAGAAATTTCAGCCTTGCAAAAGCGCTATGGGGAGGTTACCAACCCTGAAGATGGAGTACAGCCGGAGGATACATTAGTTATTAAGTTTGCCGAGCTGAATGATGCATTGCAGGTGAAGGAAAATGGGGTACAAAGCGTTCGGCCTGTTCCGCTTAGCCGGTTCAGCGAACCTTTAAGGGAACAATGGATAGGCAAAAAGCCGGGCGAATACCTGGATGTTGAACTTATGCATGCCCTGCAAGCCGAAGAGGAGGAGATCATACATCACTATTTGCAGCTCAAGGAACATCGCCCGCTGGAAAAACATTTCCGCCTGCAACTGGAAAAGATCATTCGTATTAAACCGGCAGAGCTCAATCAGGAGTTTTTCGACAAAGTATTCGGAAAAGAACGGGTTACCAGCGTGGAAGCATTTCGGGATGAGCTCCGAAAAGAATTGCAGGAAGCCTTTGCAACGGATGCCGGTCACCTGTTAAACAAAAAAATCGTAGAGACTTTGCTGGCAAAAACATACATGCAGTTGCCCGATGCATTTCTGAAGCGGTGGTTGCGAGCCAGCAGCGAAAACCCATTGACCGATGCAGACTTGGAGCGCGAATATCCCGAATTTGCGAAAAGTCTGAAATGGACCCTCATCAGGGGACGCATTGCCAAAGACAATAACCTGGTGGTAAGCCGCGAAGAGATAAAAGCCTACCTGGAAAGTTCTATCCGGAATTACTATCATGCCGCTGATTCAGAAGAAAACAACAAGCTAATTTCAGATCTTGCCTTGGAAATGATGAAAAATGAAGAGCACCTCAGGCGGGCAACTGAAGCTATCGTGGATCAAAAAGTCATGGAGTTCATTAAAAGCAAAATCAGCATAGTGCAGCAGCAAATCACTGCAGAAGAATTTAATAAATTAACGTAA